One segment of Anatilimnocola aggregata DNA contains the following:
- a CDS encoding DUF1559 domain-containing protein codes for MRTLFFAGGPRRFKAGGFTLVELLVVIAIIGVLVALLLPAVQAAREASRRTQCANHLKQMGIATHNFHDTYHYLPGSRIWDHWATWAVQLMPFMEQQSLYEKWNIQEQYYNQPQVIRETNIKLLFCPTRRPPGKPSSSGDNPDNGMPNSTHNPGALSDYAGCSGDFGYSGWFDGINANGAIFTGEVLEQSGTTIKRWKGRVNFAKIEDGTSQTFLIGEKHIVLGKFTIGTGDGSIYNGDHEWGFARVTGPGYPLAPNPKYTTSSSLIFGSYHPAGCQFVLVDGSVRNIKLETSTTVLGRLAVRNDGEVIPDF; via the coding sequence ATGCGGACTCTGTTCTTTGCTGGTGGGCCACGACGCTTCAAAGCGGGTGGTTTCACGCTGGTGGAATTGCTGGTGGTGATTGCGATCATCGGCGTGCTTGTCGCCCTGTTGCTGCCGGCGGTTCAGGCGGCCCGCGAAGCATCGCGCCGAACGCAATGCGCAAATCACTTGAAGCAAATGGGGATCGCCACGCACAACTTCCACGACACCTACCACTACTTGCCCGGCAGTCGGATTTGGGACCACTGGGCCACATGGGCCGTGCAGTTGATGCCGTTCATGGAACAGCAGTCGCTCTACGAAAAGTGGAACATTCAAGAGCAGTACTACAACCAACCGCAAGTGATCCGCGAGACGAACATCAAACTGCTCTTCTGCCCCACGCGAAGGCCACCGGGCAAGCCGAGTTCGTCGGGCGATAATCCGGATAACGGCATGCCAAATAGTACGCACAATCCAGGAGCCCTAAGCGACTACGCTGGCTGCTCGGGCGATTTCGGCTATTCGGGTTGGTTCGATGGGATCAACGCCAATGGAGCAATTTTTACGGGGGAAGTGTTGGAGCAATCGGGCACGACCATCAAACGCTGGAAGGGGCGAGTGAACTTCGCCAAGATCGAAGATGGTACGAGCCAGACATTCTTAATCGGCGAGAAGCACATTGTGCTAGGCAAGTTCACCATCGGTACAGGTGACGGCTCGATCTACAATGGCGATCACGAATGGGGCTTCGCCCGAGTCACTGGCCCGGGCTATCCGCTCGCGCCCAATCCGAAGTATACGACGAGCAGCAGTCTCATTTTCGGCAGCTACCATCCGGCCGGTTGCCAGTTCGTATTGGTCGATGGTTCCGTCCGCAACATCAAGCTCGAAACCAGTACAACCGTTCTCGGTCGCCTGGCTGTCCGCAATGATGGCGAAGTGATTCCCGATTTTTAG
- a CDS encoding hybrid sensor histidine kinase/response regulator, which yields MSSTLTSKPPTAAEQRVLILAPTKRDGEISAALLLQEGITADVSTNIDSYVEELRRGAGALVLTEDALFHRNSGPLHVALKQQPAWSELPVIALVRNSSDGSIDRQLKLLGHVTLLERPVLLRTFVSSVQTALWARMRQYQIRDLLVKEREAREEAERTSRLKDEFIATLSHELRTPLSAILGWSQLLGRDLLDEKETREAVSSIERNARAQTQLIEDLLDMSRIISGKMRLDVQTADPTDFIAAAIETVRPAAAAKEIRLHSVLDPNAGPVAGDPNRLQQVIWNLLSNAIKFTPKGGEVKVILRRTNSHLEIAICDTGQGISAQFLPYVFDRFRQADGSTTRRFGGLGLGLAIVKQLVELHGGRVEAQSDGDGRGSVFVISLPITAVHSQLPAVALKTPASPSPRERKAAIHSLDGLKILAVDDEADALAIIERVLVMAGAQVYTSTSANDALVAARKFQPDLMVSDIGMPDVDGYELMQMVRGQGYKFPAIALTAFARSQDRTRSMLAGFVAHIAKPVEPTELIATVAAVAGRV from the coding sequence ATGTCCAGCACCCTGACTTCTAAGCCGCCTACCGCAGCGGAGCAACGTGTGCTGATTCTTGCGCCGACCAAGCGCGATGGCGAGATCTCGGCTGCACTACTACTGCAGGAGGGAATTACCGCTGATGTTTCCACCAATATCGATTCTTATGTCGAAGAGCTGCGCCGGGGAGCAGGCGCGCTGGTACTCACTGAAGATGCACTGTTTCATCGCAACAGTGGTCCTTTGCATGTTGCCCTGAAGCAACAGCCCGCCTGGTCGGAATTGCCCGTCATCGCACTAGTGCGAAATTCCAGTGATGGCTCGATCGATCGCCAGTTGAAACTGCTGGGCCATGTAACATTGCTCGAACGACCAGTGCTGCTTCGCACGTTTGTTTCGTCGGTGCAGACAGCTCTCTGGGCGCGCATGCGGCAGTATCAGATTCGCGATCTGCTGGTCAAAGAACGTGAAGCGCGCGAAGAAGCCGAGCGAACTAGTCGGCTGAAGGACGAATTCATCGCGACGTTATCGCACGAACTGCGTACGCCGCTGAGTGCCATTCTGGGTTGGTCGCAACTGCTCGGGCGCGATCTTCTCGACGAAAAAGAGACTCGGGAAGCTGTCAGCAGCATTGAACGAAATGCTCGCGCGCAGACTCAATTGATCGAAGACTTGTTGGATATGAGCCGGATCATTTCCGGCAAGATGCGGCTCGATGTGCAGACCGCCGATCCTACGGATTTCATCGCAGCAGCCATCGAAACGGTTCGCCCAGCGGCCGCTGCCAAAGAGATTCGCCTGCATTCCGTGCTCGATCCCAATGCGGGACCGGTTGCCGGTGACCCCAACCGCTTGCAGCAAGTGATTTGGAATCTACTTTCGAACGCGATCAAGTTCACGCCCAAAGGGGGCGAAGTCAAGGTGATCTTGCGGCGGACGAATTCGCACCTGGAGATTGCCATTTGCGATACGGGGCAGGGGATTTCGGCTCAGTTCCTGCCTTACGTGTTCGATCGCTTTCGTCAGGCTGATGGCTCGACAACTCGCCGTTTTGGCGGCTTGGGTCTTGGGCTGGCAATTGTCAAGCAACTGGTGGAGTTGCACGGTGGTCGCGTCGAGGCTCAGAGCGATGGCGACGGTCGTGGCAGCGTTTTTGTTATTTCGCTGCCGATTACTGCAGTCCACTCGCAGCTCCCTGCGGTTGCGCTTAAAACGCCAGCGTCACCTTCTCCGCGGGAACGGAAGGCAGCGATTCATTCCCTGGATGGGCTGAAGATCCTGGCTGTCGACGATGAAGCCGATGCGCTAGCGATCATTGAGCGGGTGCTGGTGATGGCTGGCGCTCAGGTTTACACCAGCACCAGCGCGAATGACGCGCTGGTGGCGGCCCGCAAATTCCAGCCTGATCTGATGGTCAGCGATATTGGCATGCCCGATGTCGATGGCTATGAGCTTATGCAAATGGTGCGGGGACAAGGCTACAAATTTCCCGCCATTGCATTGACAGCGTTTGCGCGGTCGCAAGATCGCACACGTTCGATGCTCGCCGGCTTCGTTGCTCATATCGCCAAACCGGTGGAACCGACCGAATTGATTGCCACAGTAGCTGCGGTTGCCGGCCGCGTTTAA
- a CDS encoding DUF1501 domain-containing protein → MDRESILRSQRRHFVAQQAAGIGSLALAWLLSHEAAAAPAPPAKPALEKPTYDLRPKQPAGEPKARAMISIFMQGGPSHIDLFDPKPELDKRDGTDFTGGGIKFDSVEQASSQLMASKWKFAPRGECGMELSELLPNLGNVADDITLIRSMHTGVNNHGQSILALCNGRTITGRPALGSWLTYALGSESDNLPAYVVLTDPANLPVEGVYNWANGWLPSLYQGTVVRAREPRILNLDPPSDSSPVSQQRYLDFLANLNQQHLKEHPGENDLAARIASYELAAKMQTAAREALDLSQETAETKQLYGIDQTETRDWGSRCLIARRLVERGVRFVQICSGNQNWDHHSGIHTSLPMRCKQTDKPTAALVFDLKRRGLLDSTLVHWSGEMGRLPVIQKAKSIGRDHNTYGFSAWMAGGGVKSGHVHGETDEFGHKAVKDVVNHYDLHATILHLFGLDHTKLNFARPQGAGSLIDGQPATVIKQILA, encoded by the coding sequence ATGGATCGTGAATCAATTCTTCGCTCGCAACGCCGGCACTTCGTCGCTCAACAGGCTGCGGGAATCGGATCGCTGGCACTGGCGTGGCTGTTGTCGCACGAAGCTGCCGCCGCTCCTGCGCCGCCGGCCAAACCAGCGCTCGAAAAGCCGACCTACGACTTGCGGCCGAAACAGCCTGCGGGTGAACCCAAAGCGCGAGCGATGATTTCGATCTTCATGCAGGGTGGCCCGAGCCATATCGACTTGTTCGATCCTAAGCCGGAACTCGACAAGCGCGATGGTACGGATTTTACTGGCGGCGGTATCAAGTTCGACAGCGTGGAACAGGCCAGTTCGCAACTGATGGCCAGCAAATGGAAGTTTGCTCCGCGCGGCGAATGCGGTATGGAACTTAGCGAGTTGCTGCCCAACCTGGGGAACGTGGCGGATGACATTACGCTGATCCGCTCGATGCATACCGGCGTGAACAATCACGGCCAATCGATCCTGGCACTCTGCAACGGCCGCACAATCACGGGGCGTCCCGCGCTGGGCTCGTGGCTTACTTACGCGCTGGGGAGCGAAAGCGATAATTTGCCCGCATACGTGGTGCTGACCGATCCGGCCAATCTGCCGGTCGAAGGTGTTTATAACTGGGCCAACGGCTGGCTCCCTTCGCTCTATCAAGGCACCGTCGTCCGGGCCCGCGAACCGCGGATTCTCAATCTCGACCCACCCAGTGATTCGTCGCCAGTCTCGCAGCAGCGTTATCTCGACTTCCTCGCCAACTTGAATCAACAGCACTTGAAAGAGCATCCGGGCGAAAACGACCTGGCCGCCCGCATCGCCAGTTATGAATTGGCTGCCAAGATGCAGACCGCCGCACGCGAAGCGCTCGACTTATCGCAAGAGACGGCTGAAACAAAGCAGCTATACGGCATCGATCAAACTGAGACTCGCGATTGGGGATCGCGCTGTTTGATCGCGCGCCGCTTAGTCGAGCGTGGCGTTCGTTTTGTGCAGATCTGCTCGGGGAATCAGAATTGGGACCATCACAGTGGGATTCACACCTCGCTGCCAATGCGGTGCAAGCAGACCGATAAACCGACGGCCGCGCTCGTGTTCGATCTCAAACGCCGTGGTCTGCTCGATAGCACGCTCGTCCATTGGAGTGGCGAAATGGGGCGCCTGCCTGTCATTCAAAAGGCGAAGAGCATTGGCCGCGATCACAACACCTACGGCTTTAGTGCGTGGATGGCGGGTGGGGGCGTGAAATCCGGACACGTGCATGGTGAGACTGACGAGTTCGGCCACAAGGCCGTTAAGGATGTCGTGAATCATTACGATCTGCACGCGACCATCCTCCATCTGTTTGGGTTGGATCACACCAAGCTCAACTTTGCTCGTCCCCAGGGAGCCGGTTCCCTCATTGATGGCCAGCCTGCGACGGTCATTAAACAGATACTGGCGTGA
- the hpnE gene encoding hydroxysqualene dehydroxylase HpnE — protein MKPPEEQLPRVVIVGGGLAGIATAVALAGKGLEVELLEAKQSLGGRAGSYREREEDGLVDHCQHVAMGCCTNFLDLCRQTGCDDLFTRDRRLHFFSAEGVRSDFEPASWLPAPLHLLPALLELKYLSWRDKWSIMRGMVALMRTKPETAAYESTVGQWLLQTRQTPAAIERFWKVVLVSALGESLERASLSAARKVFVDGFLANGRAADVLIPRVSLGQLYDERVAHWLRERGVRIRLGTPVKGLRLTAENKVQIDTMADTKTADVVIAAVPWRRLPELLDERLAAAIPGLADFAKIESSPISSIHLWTDRRLTSLPHAVLVDRLSQWVFARAKQGRNEQRHYYQIVISAARQLAGRERQSIIDEAWQDLQAIFPAAREAKLLSAQLITQREAVFSVQPGLNAIRPVQRSNSPALVLAGDWTATGWPATMEGAVRSGYLAAEAVLHQLRVRGSIEPKCLVPDLPRGLLARLLIR, from the coding sequence TTGAAACCGCCCGAGGAACAGCTGCCGCGCGTGGTGATTGTCGGCGGCGGACTAGCAGGAATTGCGACCGCGGTGGCGCTGGCCGGCAAGGGACTGGAAGTTGAACTGCTGGAGGCGAAGCAGTCGCTGGGGGGGCGCGCCGGTTCGTATCGTGAGCGAGAGGAAGATGGGCTCGTCGATCATTGCCAGCATGTGGCTATGGGCTGCTGCACGAACTTTCTCGATCTCTGCCGGCAAACAGGCTGCGACGATCTCTTCACGCGCGACCGCCGGCTGCATTTCTTTTCTGCAGAGGGAGTGCGCAGCGATTTTGAGCCAGCCAGTTGGCTCCCCGCGCCGTTGCATCTGCTGCCGGCCCTCTTGGAGCTGAAGTATCTTTCGTGGCGCGATAAGTGGAGCATCATGCGCGGCATGGTCGCGCTGATGCGAACGAAGCCTGAGACGGCGGCGTACGAGTCGACGGTGGGCCAGTGGCTGCTGCAGACTCGGCAAACGCCGGCTGCCATTGAGCGATTCTGGAAGGTCGTGCTGGTGAGCGCACTGGGAGAGTCATTGGAGCGGGCTTCGCTCTCGGCGGCGAGGAAGGTGTTCGTCGATGGCTTCTTGGCCAATGGACGAGCGGCCGATGTACTGATTCCCCGCGTGTCGCTCGGTCAGTTGTACGACGAACGAGTTGCTCACTGGTTACGCGAGCGCGGCGTGAGGATTCGCTTAGGCACTCCGGTGAAGGGCCTGCGACTGACAGCCGAGAATAAGGTGCAAATCGACACTATGGCGGATACCAAAACTGCGGACGTGGTGATCGCGGCCGTTCCCTGGCGCCGCCTGCCGGAGTTGCTCGACGAGCGTTTGGCGGCAGCCATTCCGGGGCTCGCAGATTTCGCCAAGATTGAAAGTTCGCCGATTTCCAGCATTCACCTATGGACCGATCGGCGGCTGACCTCCCTGCCGCATGCCGTGCTCGTCGATCGTTTGAGCCAATGGGTCTTTGCCCGCGCGAAGCAGGGTCGGAACGAGCAGCGGCATTATTATCAGATTGTAATTAGTGCTGCGCGCCAATTGGCCGGGCGCGAGCGACAGTCGATCATCGACGAAGCGTGGCAGGACCTGCAGGCGATCTTTCCGGCCGCTCGCGAAGCTAAGCTGCTAAGCGCTCAACTCATCACGCAGCGCGAAGCGGTGTTTTCGGTGCAACCTGGTCTGAATGCGATTCGACCAGTTCAGCGAAGCAATTCTCCCGCCTTGGTACTCGCCGGCGATTGGACTGCGACCGGTTGGCCGGCCACGATGGAGGGCGCGGTTCGCAGCGGCTATCTCGCCGCGGAAGCGGTTCTGCACCAGTTGCGAGTTAGAGGCTCCATTGAACCGAAGTGTCTCGTGCCCGATCTTCCCCGCGGACTGCTCGCCAGACTGCTCATTCGCTGA
- a CDS encoding M20 family metallopeptidase codes for MPLDVVETLADLVRIPSVNPMGRNVTGEIYYEHRVTDYLESLFRQLSLPFERHAVAPLRENIIVRVEGSTPPEKGGPVLMFEAHQDTVPVDGMEIDPFAADIEDGRLFGRGACDIKGGMAAMLAALVRVADERPASRPTIILACTVNEEHGFTGATHWADTYMGRKGLKSKLLARSPDATIVAEPTELNVVVAHKGACRWRCHTGGLAAHSSQPERGDNAFYHMARVLTVLEQYARDVVPHLKQHPLVGHPTLSVGLISGGISVNTVPDRCTIEIDRRVLPGEDPDAAFTHAVTHLNSFVTTGTPIIHDKPFMLTKGLNNDHNVPLAERLGQAIQHHAPNAGEQIGVPFGTDAPHYAATGSPTVVFGPGSIAQAHTKDEWIDLNQLKTASEILYDLVRHWDE; via the coding sequence ATGCCGCTGGATGTCGTTGAGACGCTGGCCGACCTGGTGCGGATTCCGAGCGTGAATCCGATGGGACGGAACGTCACGGGTGAGATTTATTACGAACATCGCGTCACGGATTATCTCGAATCCCTGTTTCGCCAATTGTCGTTGCCATTCGAGCGGCACGCGGTAGCCCCGCTTCGCGAGAATATCATCGTTCGCGTCGAAGGGAGCACTCCGCCCGAGAAAGGCGGCCCGGTGTTGATGTTCGAAGCCCATCAGGACACGGTTCCTGTCGATGGCATGGAGATCGATCCGTTTGCGGCTGACATCGAAGATGGCCGGCTGTTTGGTCGCGGGGCCTGCGACATCAAGGGTGGCATGGCAGCCATGCTGGCCGCGCTGGTGCGCGTGGCCGACGAACGCCCGGCGTCTCGACCGACGATCATTTTGGCCTGCACGGTGAACGAAGAGCATGGCTTCACCGGCGCGACCCATTGGGCCGATACTTACATGGGGCGCAAGGGTCTGAAGTCAAAACTGTTGGCGCGCTCGCCGGATGCTACTATCGTTGCGGAGCCTACCGAACTGAATGTTGTGGTCGCTCACAAGGGTGCCTGTCGCTGGCGATGTCACACGGGGGGCTTAGCAGCCCACAGTTCGCAGCCCGAGCGGGGCGATAATGCCTTCTATCACATGGCCCGTGTGCTGACGGTGCTCGAACAATATGCCCGCGATGTGGTGCCGCACTTGAAGCAGCATCCGCTGGTTGGCCATCCAACCCTGAGCGTGGGGCTCATTAGCGGCGGCATCAGCGTGAATACGGTGCCCGATCGTTGCACGATCGAGATTGACCGCCGCGTGCTGCCCGGTGAAGACCCCGACGCTGCTTTCACCCACGCCGTGACGCATCTCAATTCCTTCGTGACGACGGGGACACCGATCATTCACGACAAGCCGTTCATGCTGACCAAGGGCTTGAACAACGATCACAATGTGCCGCTGGCCGAACGCTTGGGTCAGGCGATACAGCACCATGCGCCCAACGCGGGCGAGCAGATTGGCGTTCCCTTCGGCACCGATGCCCCGCACTATGCTGCCACTGGCAGCCCCACCGTCGTCTTCGGCCCGGGCAGCATTGCCCAGGCCCACACCAAGGACGAATGGATCGACCTCAACCAGCTGAAGACCGCCAGTGAGATCCTGTACGACCTTGTTCGGCACTGGGACGAGTGA
- a CDS encoding carboxypeptidase-like regulatory domain-containing protein — translation MTSPFLRSLIVTGLVLLAGCDNKPTVFPVTGSVKFADGSPLAGGTIEFRNVTDDIAKQVNAHAEIGPDGKFKLEALVGEHEVVVFAPPSPEVGNLNSEPKPSPLQRKFMDYKTSGLRFEVLPNNQNTYDIPVGTRVPGSY, via the coding sequence ATGACCTCTCCATTTCTTCGCTCGCTAATTGTTACCGGCTTGGTTTTACTCGCGGGCTGCGACAACAAGCCGACCGTTTTTCCGGTGACAGGCTCGGTGAAGTTCGCCGATGGTAGCCCTTTGGCCGGTGGCACGATCGAATTTCGGAACGTCACAGACGATATCGCAAAGCAGGTAAACGCTCACGCTGAAATTGGGCCCGATGGCAAGTTTAAACTGGAAGCGTTGGTCGGAGAGCATGAAGTTGTAGTATTCGCGCCACCGTCGCCAGAGGTAGGCAATTTGAATAGCGAGCCGAAACCTTCACCCCTTCAGCGCAAATTTATGGACTACAAAACTTCTGGCCTACGCTTTGAAGTTCTGCCCAACAATCAGAATACCTACGACATTCCTGTTGGAACGCGAGTGCCTGGCAGCTATTGA
- a CDS encoding DUF6331 family protein, giving the protein MAKKLNTVRIGLGNWLPIGEFQGSIEAAQDIDEWVKPTMPFWQHLQLECEIECCGVEALRFDPSDLLQARAKCNDPELMNSLRKLRRNVQDSSEVIFFSSQLCQHFPRPFLVQLLDHIVYYLDSPSNTSQPSS; this is encoded by the coding sequence GTGGCAAAAAAGTTAAATACAGTTCGAATTGGCCTAGGTAACTGGCTCCCGATTGGTGAGTTTCAGGGCAGCATTGAGGCCGCTCAGGATATCGATGAGTGGGTTAAGCCCACGATGCCCTTTTGGCAACATTTGCAGTTGGAGTGCGAAATTGAATGCTGTGGAGTTGAAGCCCTTCGCTTTGACCCCAGCGATCTTCTGCAAGCAAGAGCGAAATGCAACGATCCAGAATTAATGAACAGCCTGCGAAAGTTACGAAGGAACGTACAAGACAGTAGCGAGGTTATCTTTTTCAGCAGCCAACTTTGCCAGCACTTCCCGCGTCCATTTCTCGTTCAATTGCTGGACCACATCGTCTATTATTTGGATTCGCCTTCTAATACTTCCCAGCCTAGTTCCTAG
- a CDS encoding ATPase domain-containing protein codes for MKIKKPENAQQNLAKTGVDGLDDILAGGLTPNRLYLVDGNPGSGKTTVALHFLMEGAALGETTLYVTLAETAEELKAVADNHGWDLDGIELLEIIPGSDALSSDEQITMFHPSEVELGEATKNILAAVERLKPTRVVIDSLSELRLLSQHSLRYRRQILALKRFFMGRECTVLLLDDRTADATDRQPYSIAHGVVTLEQFAPDYGPERRRLLVSKYRGSSFRGGYHDFVIRQGGVQVFPRLVAGEYPMRSQRDVVPSGVSELDSLLGGGLALGTSTLITGPAGAGKSSLAMQYVLAACNRNERAAVILFDESIATTCDRMSGMGRPLNEVRKKGLLSLQQVDPAELSPGQLVHSLREKVERDGAKLVVLDSLNGYMHAMPGEGFLTVQLHELTTYLGQRGVTTILVTTQMGFIGSAMQSPVDATYLADCVVLLRYFEDQGRVRKAVSVVKKRTGHHEDTIRELIISSNGIHVGPPLSDFRGVLTGVPEWRGTRKGQER; via the coding sequence GTGAAAATCAAAAAACCCGAAAACGCTCAACAAAACCTGGCCAAGACCGGTGTCGACGGCCTGGACGATATTCTGGCCGGCGGCCTGACACCGAACCGCCTTTATCTGGTCGACGGCAACCCCGGTTCTGGTAAAACGACCGTGGCTTTGCACTTCTTGATGGAAGGCGCTGCGCTTGGCGAGACAACGTTATACGTGACTCTCGCCGAGACCGCCGAAGAACTCAAGGCCGTCGCCGATAACCATGGCTGGGATCTGGATGGGATTGAACTGCTCGAAATCATTCCCGGTAGCGATGCGCTTTCATCGGATGAACAGATTACGATGTTCCATCCGTCGGAAGTCGAGTTGGGTGAGGCGACCAAAAACATCTTGGCCGCCGTGGAACGTCTCAAGCCGACGCGGGTAGTGATCGACTCCCTCTCGGAACTACGACTCCTGTCGCAGCATTCGCTCCGCTATCGTCGGCAGATTCTGGCGCTCAAACGGTTCTTCATGGGCCGCGAGTGTACGGTGCTGCTGCTCGATGATCGGACTGCCGACGCGACGGATCGCCAGCCCTATTCGATCGCGCACGGCGTCGTCACTCTAGAACAGTTCGCGCCCGACTACGGTCCTGAGCGTCGCCGGCTTTTGGTCTCCAAGTATCGCGGCTCCAGCTTTCGCGGCGGCTATCACGATTTTGTCATTCGCCAGGGTGGAGTACAGGTATTTCCGCGATTGGTGGCTGGTGAATACCCCATGCGCTCGCAGCGCGATGTTGTTCCTAGTGGAGTTTCTGAATTGGATTCGCTGCTCGGTGGCGGCCTGGCACTTGGAACCAGCACACTGATCACTGGTCCCGCTGGTGCAGGTAAGTCGAGCCTGGCAATGCAGTATGTGCTGGCGGCGTGTAATCGAAACGAAAGGGCCGCGGTCATTCTGTTCGACGAAAGCATTGCCACCACCTGCGACCGCATGTCGGGAATGGGTCGCCCGCTCAATGAAGTTCGTAAGAAAGGTTTGCTGTCGCTACAGCAGGTCGATCCTGCCGAACTATCGCCAGGCCAACTCGTGCATTCACTGCGCGAAAAAGTGGAACGAGACGGTGCCAAACTGGTCGTCCTCGATAGTTTGAACGGCTACATGCACGCAATGCCGGGCGAAGGGTTCTTGACCGTGCAATTGCACGAGTTGACCACCTATCTGGGCCAACGTGGTGTGACAACTATTCTCGTCACGACTCAAATGGGCTTCATTGGATCCGCCATGCAATCTCCGGTCGATGCGACTTACCTGGCGGACTGCGTGGTGCTGCTGCGGTACTTTGAGGATCAGGGGCGTGTGCGCAAGGCTGTGTCCGTCGTTAAGAAGCGTACTGGGCACCACGAAGACACAATTCGCGAACTAATCATCAGTTCGAACGGTATTCATGTGGGTCCTCCTTTAAGCGACTTCCGCGGCGTGCTTACCGGTGTTCCCGAGTGGCGTGGCACGAGAAAGGGCCAGGAACGCTGA